Proteins co-encoded in one Rudaeicoccus suwonensis genomic window:
- a CDS encoding WhiB family transcriptional regulator yields MDWRNRAACLDEDPELFFPIGNTGPALQQIEDAKQVCRRCEVMDTCLKWALESGQDAGVWGGLSEDERRALKRRNARARRAG; encoded by the coding sequence ATGGATTGGCGCAACCGCGCTGCGTGCTTGGACGAGGACCCGGAGCTGTTCTTTCCGATCGGCAACACCGGCCCTGCCCTGCAGCAGATCGAAGACGCCAAACAGGTGTGCCGGCGCTGCGAGGTCATGGACACCTGCCTGAAGTGGGCCTTGGAGTCCGGCCAGGATGCCGGTGTCTGGGGCGGCCTGTCCGAAGACGAACGACGCGCTCTCAAGCGGCGCAACGCCCGCGCCCGGCGCGCCGGCTGA
- a CDS encoding TetR/AcrR family transcriptional regulator codes for MNVPPSTEHAALKPRVEGEREAEIFEGALKVLIDVGYDRLTFDAVAAEVRASKATLYKRWPSKPELLVSAVEYLFERAREGHGAPDTGSLEGDLVDAFCHSGAAFDQMTEIAAAALPALKRDPELSLIFTQRFLEPRARELREVMHRAQARGEIGPDADLEMLSRVLPAMKFHMMLTGEHHPSDEFALQVIQQILLPACNATLATPPNGQKPS; via the coding sequence ATGAACGTCCCGCCGAGCACCGAGCACGCGGCGCTGAAGCCGCGTGTCGAGGGCGAGCGCGAGGCAGAGATCTTCGAGGGGGCACTGAAGGTGCTCATCGACGTCGGCTACGACCGACTGACCTTCGACGCCGTCGCCGCAGAGGTTCGCGCGAGCAAAGCCACCCTTTACAAGCGCTGGCCCTCCAAGCCCGAACTGTTGGTGAGTGCGGTCGAATACCTGTTCGAGCGGGCGCGCGAAGGTCACGGCGCACCTGACACGGGCAGCCTTGAGGGCGACCTTGTGGATGCCTTCTGTCACAGTGGAGCCGCCTTCGATCAGATGACCGAGATCGCCGCCGCGGCATTACCAGCGCTGAAGCGGGATCCCGAACTCAGCCTGATCTTCACTCAGCGTTTCCTTGAGCCGCGGGCGCGGGAGTTGCGCGAGGTGATGCATCGAGCGCAAGCACGCGGCGAGATCGGCCCCGACGCAGATCTGGAGATGCTGTCGCGGGTCCTGCCTGCCATGAAGTTCCACATGATGCTCACCGGCGAGCACCATCCGTCCGACGAGTTCGCACTGCAGGTGATTCAGCAGATTCTATTGCCGGCCTGCAACGCCACCCTGGCCACACCTCCCAACGGACAGAAACCGTCCTGA
- a CDS encoding sensor histidine kinase: protein MPSMNDVLSQRTDLSQAGREWLHLLVSDWQLLADLSFADLVLWVPTRDADWVAVAHVRPTTGVGVFVDDLVGQPIDRTRSRPVAEAFAERRIVRSQTTMWRDDLPVREESIPVVFGTSTIAVLTRHTNLASMRTPSRLEVTYLATADALARMVATGDFPDVAAAPAGRRGAPRVGDGVLRLDADGVVTYASPNAVSAIHRLGHEAEIVGVRLATILRDLLPGNGPVDEELTMVLTGRVPWRTEVESRSANVSARSIPLSESGRRIGAVLLVRDVSELRGRERELLSKETTIREIHHRVKNNLQTVAAVLRLQSRRLADPQAQAALAGAVRRVATIATVHETLSGTLDETVSFDEVAASSLRAAVDISNRSQERIRAQMTGSFGVLHSDDATAVAMITAELVQNAIEHGFGMYGGTVVLDARRSVEAGGADLLTVTVTDDGSGLPAGFSPGASGLGIQIVQSFVQDLRGEIDWCAWGEHGTRVRFVARLRG, encoded by the coding sequence ATGCCGTCGATGAACGACGTCTTGTCGCAGCGCACCGACCTCAGTCAGGCCGGTCGTGAATGGTTGCACCTGCTGGTCAGTGACTGGCAGCTGCTGGCCGATCTGTCATTCGCGGACCTGGTGTTGTGGGTGCCCACCCGCGATGCCGACTGGGTTGCTGTCGCACACGTACGGCCGACCACGGGCGTCGGGGTTTTTGTCGACGACCTGGTCGGGCAGCCCATCGACCGCACCCGATCCCGCCCGGTGGCCGAGGCTTTCGCCGAGCGGCGCATCGTGCGTTCGCAGACGACGATGTGGCGTGACGATCTGCCGGTGCGTGAGGAATCGATCCCGGTCGTCTTCGGCACCAGCACGATCGCGGTGCTGACGCGGCATACCAATCTGGCCTCGATGCGCACGCCCAGCCGCCTCGAAGTCACCTACCTGGCTACCGCCGACGCCCTCGCGCGGATGGTCGCCACCGGTGACTTCCCGGACGTCGCGGCTGCTCCCGCCGGGCGGCGAGGTGCGCCGCGTGTCGGTGATGGAGTGCTGCGGCTAGATGCCGACGGGGTGGTGACCTACGCCAGCCCCAACGCGGTCTCGGCGATCCATCGTCTCGGGCACGAGGCCGAGATCGTCGGGGTGCGACTCGCGACGATCTTGCGTGACCTGCTGCCCGGCAACGGTCCGGTCGATGAAGAGCTCACCATGGTGCTCACCGGCCGGGTGCCGTGGCGCACCGAGGTGGAATCACGCAGCGCCAATGTCAGCGCGAGGTCGATCCCGCTGTCCGAAAGCGGTCGGCGGATCGGTGCCGTGCTGCTGGTGCGTGACGTGAGCGAGTTGCGCGGCAGGGAACGCGAGCTGCTGAGCAAGGAGACGACGATTCGCGAGATCCACCACCGGGTGAAAAACAACCTGCAGACGGTGGCGGCGGTGCTCCGGTTGCAGTCACGCCGGCTGGCGGACCCGCAGGCGCAGGCCGCCCTCGCCGGTGCGGTGCGCCGGGTGGCGACGATCGCGACGGTTCACGAGACGCTCAGCGGCACGCTCGACGAGACGGTGTCCTTCGACGAGGTCGCGGCGTCCTCGCTGCGTGCCGCGGTCGACATCAGCAACCGCTCGCAGGAGCGCATCCGCGCGCAGATGACGGGAAGCTTCGGAGTGCTGCATTCCGACGATGCCACCGCGGTCGCCATGATCACCGCCGAACTCGTGCAGAACGCCATCGAACACGGCTTCGGCATGTATGGCGGAACGGTGGTCCTCGACGCGCGGCGCAGTGTCGAGGCCGGCGGGGCCGATCTGCTGACGGTCACTGTCACCGACGACGGCTCCGGGCTGCCTGCGGGCTTCAGTCCCGGGGCGTCCGGACTCGGCATACAGATCGTGCAGTCATTCGTGCAGGACCTGCGTGGCGAGATCGACTGGTGCGCGTGGGGCGAGCACGGCACCCGGGTGCGCTTCGTCGCTCGGCTACGGGGGTGA
- a CDS encoding DHA2 family efflux MFS transporter permease subunit encodes MSTTDLELAPENGLTRPKSANLTVALIVIAMAQLMIVLDATIVNIALPHIKTDLTFSSSGLQWVVTAYSLSFGSLLLLGGRLGDLMGRRRMFAIGVAIFAVASLFGGLALNPAWLITGRVLQGAGAALASPAALALINTTFPAGKERNRAMAVYAAMSGIGAAVGLILGGVLTEWLDWRWTFFINVPIGLVVAVLAPRVLVESESSDGRLDVWGAIVGTAGLFSIVYGLSHAAQQGASWGDALTVLPLVAGVALLIAFVLVEQRVAHPLLPVRVVADRNRGVSLFTMMLVGAGMFSMFFFLSLFTQQVLGYSPVKSGFAFLPFSVGIVVSAGIASQLVSRIDPRWISGVGGVIATIGLWGFTNLSMSSGYASHLLPYIVILAVGLGMLFIPLTLTSTAGIGTEDSGAAASALNTAQQIGGAVGIAALTTVFTHYATQKGNELGAAAKAQAAAAAQSGHTPNKDQIAAATHQIQLQAQTFGSTHGFWFAAGMVLVGALATLVFLNVKHTELATDGQGAAHLG; translated from the coding sequence ATGTCCACAACAGACCTCGAGCTGGCGCCAGAGAACGGATTGACCCGCCCGAAATCCGCCAATCTCACCGTCGCTCTCATCGTCATCGCGATGGCGCAGCTGATGATCGTGCTGGACGCGACCATCGTGAACATCGCACTCCCCCACATCAAGACCGACCTCACCTTCAGCAGTTCCGGGTTGCAGTGGGTCGTCACGGCGTACTCGCTGTCCTTCGGGTCTCTGCTACTGCTCGGCGGCCGCCTGGGTGACCTGATGGGGCGCCGTCGCATGTTCGCCATCGGTGTCGCGATCTTCGCCGTCGCCTCCTTGTTCGGCGGGCTCGCCCTCAACCCCGCATGGCTGATCACCGGTCGCGTGCTGCAGGGCGCCGGCGCCGCGCTGGCCTCACCGGCCGCGCTCGCACTGATCAACACGACCTTCCCGGCCGGCAAGGAACGCAACCGGGCCATGGCGGTGTATGCCGCGATGTCCGGTATCGGCGCCGCCGTCGGCCTCATCCTCGGTGGCGTGCTCACCGAGTGGCTGGACTGGCGGTGGACGTTCTTCATCAACGTGCCGATCGGTCTGGTCGTCGCGGTGCTTGCCCCACGGGTGCTGGTGGAGTCCGAGAGCAGCGACGGACGCCTCGACGTCTGGGGTGCGATCGTCGGCACAGCGGGCCTGTTCTCGATCGTCTACGGCCTGTCTCACGCCGCCCAGCAGGGCGCGTCCTGGGGTGATGCCCTGACCGTGCTGCCGTTGGTCGCGGGCGTCGCGCTGCTGATCGCCTTCGTCCTGGTGGAACAACGGGTCGCGCACCCGTTGCTGCCCGTCCGGGTCGTCGCCGACCGCAACCGCGGGGTGTCGTTGTTCACCATGATGCTGGTGGGCGCGGGGATGTTCTCGATGTTCTTCTTCCTGTCCTTGTTCACCCAGCAGGTGCTCGGGTACTCGCCGGTGAAATCGGGCTTCGCATTCCTGCCGTTCAGCGTCGGCATCGTGGTCTCGGCCGGCATTGCCTCGCAGCTGGTCAGCCGCATCGATCCGCGCTGGATCTCCGGCGTCGGCGGAGTCATTGCCACGATCGGACTGTGGGGATTCACGAACCTATCGATGAGCAGTGGTTACGCGTCTCATCTGCTGCCCTACATCGTGATCCTGGCGGTGGGCCTGGGGATGCTGTTCATCCCGTTGACACTGACGTCGACCGCCGGCATCGGGACAGAGGACTCCGGTGCTGCCGCGTCCGCGCTCAACACCGCACAGCAAATCGGAGGAGCTGTCGGGATCGCTGCGCTGACAACGGTGTTCACGCACTACGCCACGCAGAAGGGCAACGAGCTCGGCGCGGCCGCCAAGGCCCAGGCCGCGGCTGCAGCGCAGTCGGGGCACACGCCGAACAAGGATCAGATCGCAGCTGCGACCCACCAGATCCAGTTGCAGGCGCAGACCTTCGGGTCGACACACGGCTTCTGGTTCGCGGCCGGGATGGTGCTGGTCGGAGCGCTGGCGACGCTGGTCTTCCTCAATGTCAAGCACACCGAGCTGGCGACTGACGGGCAGGGTGCAGCACATCTGGGCTGA
- a CDS encoding NAD-glutamate dehydrogenase: MSAAPGSRSFLLPSTSEAGGGDSSDWLASRYFRHVADEDLAACGAQSLAGILRSHRTLAQTRAPGQPKVQLLHPTQDADGWSCAYAVLQIVTDDMPFLVDSVIAELTRQDRSVHSLIHPQLFVRRDASGDIAQIYDADAAPAIGSGELEPVCESWMHFEIDLGLDDAADQKLIDGVTKVLDDVRSAVNDWPRMHAECEQLIAELDRTPPSTVPGEAIARTQGFLRWLVDNHFTFLGYREYTLDTVDGEDVLRTKAGSGLGILRDADGSSYSRLTPKARQTAREPQLLTITKANSRATVHRPSYLDYIGLRTFDAQGNVIGEKRFLGLFTSSAYTESVRRVPVVRERVAKVFARTGFSPDSHSGKDLQEVLETYPRDELFQTSSEELFHIATQVLRLQERRQAQMFRRTDEFGRFVSVLVYLPRDRYTTTVRRRIENILRDVYAAESVDYTTRVSDSVLARIHFVVRLPRGTEVPELDDAALQERLLESTRTWGERLGETARQEDGEDAAARVMSLYSRAFPEAYKEDFSPRQGVADLRRLEALESDQHTLLTLYRDPSADPRERRFKLFRRDSVILTDVLPLFTHLGVEVTDERPYAMERADGVEVHIYDFGLRAAGEQVWGSTDAEVADVRERFQDAFTAVWERRAESDGLGALVLRAGLSWRQVVYLRAISKYLRQIGFTFSQHYIETALLGNVDLARGLVELFEARFDPARDDAGRDAAQAQIIERLEAALDDVASLDHDRIVRTMLGIIRATLRTNAFQRDDKGEHSPVVSFKLDCAAVPGLPDPRPKFEIWVYGPRVEGVHLRFGKVARGGLRWSDRREDFRTEILGLVKAQMVKNAVIVPTGSKGGFVGKQLPDPADREAWLAEGIAAYKLFISGLLDVTDNLVSGEVVPPRDVVRHDEDDTYLVVAADKGTATFSDIANGVAQDYGFWLDDAFASGGSAGYDHKVMGITARGAWESVKRHFREMGVDTQTQEFTVTGVGDMSGDVFGNGMLLSEHIRLLAAFDHRHIFLDPNPVAATSFAERRRLFDLPRSSWADYDTSLISAGGGVFPRSAKSIRITDEVRAALGLQAGVRSMTPAELMKAILLAPVDLFWNGGIGTYVKSAVESNTDIGDRANDAIRVDGKQLRCKVIGEGGNLGASQLGRIEAAQHGVRVNTDAIDNSAGVDTSDHEVNIKILVTDLMRQGRFDLEQRNTLLHSMTDEIAVQVLRDNYEQNTLLGNARAQTHAMLPVHQRLIHWLEERGDLNRELEFLPSDAEIARRASAGRGLTSPEFSVLVAYAKLALKNDLAAGTITDDPWFGGTLSDYFPAQIRDGYAAELTQHPLRREIVINSIVNSLVNRGGITFAFRLAEETGASPEQVTRAFVVAREIFDMAGFVVQVEALDNIATTQAQTELYLEFRRLLDRAVRWLVHSRPAKLDIQAEIDRFRPVIAQLESQVPDLLQGSEHARWEARRDQLGVDGVPEALAGRAAALLDGFSLLDITEQSKGTDTPVADVAAVYFAVSERIGIDRMLYAVSQLPRDDRWDALARGAVRDDLYAVLDSFTAAVIAGTSGAHPAERVDTWTNDNADSVARAQQALEGVAGQEKPGLASLSVALRTLRSVVRSGSAR; this comes from the coding sequence ATGTCCGCGGCTCCTGGTTCCCGCTCGTTCCTTCTTCCTTCCACCAGCGAAGCGGGCGGGGGTGATTCATCGGATTGGCTTGCATCGCGGTACTTCCGACATGTTGCCGATGAGGATCTCGCCGCCTGCGGTGCCCAGAGTCTCGCCGGGATTCTTCGCTCCCATCGCACGTTGGCACAGACCCGCGCACCAGGTCAGCCGAAGGTTCAACTGCTGCACCCGACGCAGGATGCCGACGGGTGGTCGTGCGCGTATGCCGTCCTGCAGATCGTCACCGACGACATGCCGTTCCTCGTCGACTCGGTGATCGCCGAGCTGACCCGCCAGGACCGTAGCGTCCACTCCCTGATCCACCCGCAGTTGTTCGTCCGTCGCGACGCAAGCGGTGACATCGCGCAGATCTACGACGCCGACGCCGCGCCCGCGATCGGGTCCGGTGAACTCGAGCCGGTGTGCGAGTCCTGGATGCACTTCGAGATCGACCTCGGTCTCGACGACGCGGCCGACCAGAAGCTCATCGACGGCGTGACGAAGGTGCTCGACGACGTGCGCTCGGCGGTCAACGACTGGCCCCGCATGCACGCCGAGTGCGAGCAATTGATCGCCGAACTCGACCGCACGCCGCCGTCCACGGTGCCGGGTGAAGCGATCGCGCGCACGCAGGGATTCCTGCGCTGGCTGGTCGACAACCACTTCACCTTCCTCGGTTACCGCGAGTACACCCTCGACACCGTCGACGGCGAAGACGTGCTGCGCACCAAGGCCGGCTCCGGTCTGGGCATCCTGCGCGACGCGGACGGATCGTCATACAGCAGGTTGACACCGAAGGCGCGTCAGACCGCCCGCGAGCCGCAGCTGCTGACCATCACCAAGGCGAACTCCCGCGCCACGGTCCACCGCCCGTCATACCTGGACTACATCGGTCTGCGGACGTTCGACGCGCAGGGCAATGTCATCGGTGAGAAGCGCTTCCTGGGGTTGTTCACCTCCAGCGCCTACACCGAGTCGGTCCGCCGCGTCCCGGTCGTGCGCGAGCGGGTGGCCAAGGTCTTCGCTCGCACCGGGTTCTCCCCGGACAGCCACTCCGGCAAGGACCTGCAGGAGGTCCTCGAGACCTACCCGCGCGACGAGCTGTTCCAGACCTCCAGCGAAGAGCTGTTCCACATCGCGACCCAGGTGCTGCGCCTGCAGGAACGTCGTCAGGCCCAGATGTTCCGTCGCACAGACGAATTCGGCCGATTCGTGTCGGTGCTGGTCTACCTGCCCCGCGACCGTTACACCACGACGGTGCGTCGCCGGATCGAGAACATCCTGCGCGACGTGTATGCCGCAGAGTCGGTCGACTACACCACCCGCGTGAGTGACTCGGTCCTCGCTCGCATCCACTTCGTCGTGCGACTTCCGCGCGGCACCGAGGTTCCGGAACTCGACGACGCCGCCCTGCAGGAACGACTGCTGGAGAGCACCCGCACCTGGGGCGAACGCCTGGGCGAGACCGCCCGACAGGAAGACGGCGAGGACGCCGCGGCGCGCGTGATGAGCTTGTACTCGCGGGCCTTCCCCGAGGCCTACAAGGAGGACTTCAGTCCGCGCCAGGGCGTGGCCGACCTGCGACGCCTGGAGGCCCTCGAGTCCGACCAGCACACACTGCTGACGCTCTACCGCGACCCCAGCGCCGATCCCCGTGAACGCCGGTTCAAGCTGTTCCGCCGGGACTCGGTGATCCTGACCGATGTCCTGCCGCTGTTCACCCACCTGGGTGTCGAGGTCACCGACGAGCGGCCGTACGCCATGGAGCGTGCGGACGGTGTCGAGGTGCACATCTACGACTTCGGGCTGCGCGCCGCCGGCGAGCAGGTCTGGGGCAGCACCGACGCCGAGGTGGCCGACGTGCGCGAACGCTTCCAGGACGCCTTCACCGCGGTCTGGGAACGCCGAGCCGAGAGCGACGGACTCGGCGCTCTGGTGCTGCGTGCGGGTCTGAGTTGGCGCCAGGTGGTCTACCTGCGCGCGATCAGCAAGTACCTGCGGCAGATCGGCTTCACCTTCAGCCAGCACTACATCGAGACCGCGCTGCTCGGCAATGTCGACCTCGCGCGTGGTCTGGTCGAGTTGTTCGAGGCGCGCTTCGACCCGGCCCGCGACGATGCCGGGCGTGACGCGGCGCAGGCGCAGATCATCGAGCGGCTCGAAGCCGCTCTGGATGACGTCGCCAGCCTCGACCACGACCGCATCGTGCGCACGATGCTCGGCATCATCCGAGCCACCTTGCGCACCAATGCATTCCAGCGCGATGACAAGGGTGAGCACAGCCCCGTCGTCAGCTTCAAGCTCGACTGCGCCGCCGTACCTGGTCTGCCCGACCCGCGCCCGAAGTTCGAGATCTGGGTCTATGGTCCGCGCGTCGAAGGTGTGCACCTGCGGTTCGGCAAGGTCGCGCGCGGTGGTCTGCGCTGGAGCGATCGCCGCGAGGATTTCCGCACCGAGATCCTCGGCCTGGTCAAGGCGCAGATGGTCAAGAACGCCGTCATCGTGCCGACCGGTTCCAAGGGCGGTTTCGTCGGCAAACAGTTGCCCGACCCCGCCGATCGTGAGGCCTGGCTGGCCGAGGGCATTGCGGCATACAAGTTGTTCATCTCGGGTCTGCTGGACGTGACCGACAACCTGGTCTCCGGTGAGGTGGTGCCGCCGCGCGACGTGGTCCGCCACGACGAGGACGACACCTATCTGGTGGTCGCGGCCGACAAGGGCACTGCGACCTTCTCCGACATCGCCAACGGTGTCGCCCAGGATTACGGTTTCTGGCTCGACGACGCCTTCGCCTCCGGTGGTTCGGCGGGCTACGACCACAAGGTCATGGGCATCACCGCCCGCGGCGCATGGGAGTCGGTCAAACGGCACTTCCGCGAGATGGGCGTCGACACCCAGACGCAGGAGTTCACCGTCACCGGTGTCGGTGACATGAGCGGCGATGTCTTCGGCAACGGGATGCTGCTGTCCGAGCACATCCGGCTGCTGGCCGCCTTCGACCACCGCCACATCTTCCTTGACCCGAACCCGGTGGCGGCGACCTCCTTCGCCGAGCGTCGCCGGTTGTTCGACCTGCCGCGGTCGTCGTGGGCCGACTACGACACCTCGCTGATCTCCGCCGGCGGCGGCGTCTTCCCACGCAGTGCGAAGTCGATCCGCATCACCGACGAGGTCCGCGCGGCGCTCGGCCTGCAGGCGGGCGTGCGGTCGATGACGCCGGCCGAGTTGATGAAGGCCATCCTGCTCGCCCCGGTGGACCTGTTCTGGAACGGCGGCATCGGCACCTACGTGAAATCGGCCGTCGAGTCCAACACCGACATCGGCGACCGCGCCAACGACGCGATTCGTGTCGACGGAAAACAGTTGCGCTGCAAGGTGATCGGTGAGGGCGGCAACCTCGGTGCCAGCCAGTTGGGTCGCATCGAAGCCGCGCAGCACGGGGTGCGGGTCAACACCGACGCCATCGACAACTCTGCCGGCGTCGACACCTCCGACCACGAGGTCAACATCAAGATCCTGGTGACCGACCTGATGCGCCAGGGCCGCTTCGACCTCGAGCAGCGCAACACGCTGCTGCACTCGATGACTGACGAGATCGCGGTGCAGGTGCTGCGGGACAACTACGAGCAGAACACCCTGCTGGGCAACGCGCGGGCGCAGACCCACGCGATGCTGCCGGTGCATCAGCGGCTGATCCACTGGCTGGAGGAGCGCGGCGATCTCAACCGAGAACTGGAGTTCCTGCCGAGCGACGCCGAGATCGCCCGTCGCGCATCCGCCGGGCGCGGGCTGACATCGCCGGAGTTCTCGGTGCTGGTGGCCTACGCCAAGCTGGCCCTCAAGAACGACCTCGCTGCCGGCACCATCACCGACGACCCATGGTTCGGCGGCACCCTGTCGGACTACTTCCCGGCCCAGATCCGCGATGGTTATGCCGCGGAGCTTACCCAGCACCCGCTGCGCCGCGAGATCGTCATCAACTCCATCGTCAACTCCCTGGTCAACCGCGGGGGCATCACCTTCGCCTTCCGGCTGGCCGAGGAGACCGGCGCTTCGCCGGAGCAGGTGACGCGCGCGTTCGTCGTGGCTCGCGAGATTTTCGACATGGCCGGTTTCGTCGTGCAGGTCGAGGCGCTGGACAACATTGCCACGACGCAGGCGCAGACCGAGCTGTATCTGGAGTTCCGTCGGCTGCTCGACCGTGCCGTGCGCTGGCTGGTGCACAGCCGTCCGGCGAAGCTGGACATCCAGGCCGAGATCGACCGGTTCAGGCCGGTCATCGCCCAGCTCGAGTCGCAGGTGCCCGACCTTCTGCAAGGCAGCGAGCACGCCCGCTGGGAGGCGCGTCGCGACCAGCTCGGCGTCGACGGGGTGCCCGAGGCACTCGCCGGCCGAGCCGCAGCTCTGCTGGATGGCTTCTCGTTGCTCGACATCACCGAGCAGTCCAAGGGGACCGACACGCCGGTCGCCGACGTCGCCGCGGTCTACTTCGCAGTGTCCGAGCGCATCGGCATCGACCGGATGCTGTATGCCGTGTCGCAGCTTCCGCGCGACGACCGGTGGGATGCGCTGGCGCGTGGTGCTGTGCGTGACGACCTGTATGCCGTGCTCGACTCGTTCACGGCTGCGGTCATCGCCGGCACGTCGGGAGCACACCCCGCCGAGCGCGTCGACACCTGGACGAACGACAACGCCGACTCGGTCGCTCGCGCACAGCAGGCCCTCGAAGGTGTCGCCGGCCAGGAAAAGCCCGGCCTGGCGTCACTGTCGGTGGCCCTGCGCACTCTGCGCTCGGTCGTGCGCTCGGGTTCGGCACGCTGA
- a CDS encoding FAD-binding oxidoreductase, translated as MAHEQGQIVGWQSHRAAVADLQRQLSDIPQGAPVRLAKKTSNLFRPREANSVPGLDVSRLHGVIEVDAQAQTADVQGMTTYEDLVDATLRFGLMPYVVPQLRTITLGGAVTGLGIESSSFRNGLPHESVLEMDILTGDAEILTATPDNEHADLFRAFPNSYGSLGYSVRLKIKLEPVQPFVHLRHLRFTDLAGLTAAMGTILDERTYDGESVDFLDGVVFSGEESYLVLGSWAAQAPYVSDYTGRQIYYRSLQQRTEDYLSVHDYIWRWDTDWFWCNRAFGLQRPAIRRLVPKRYLRSDVYGKVIRWENRHGFFAAVDARRGKLPRERVIQDVELPLGRTQEFVQWFLDNVPIEPIWLCPLAVRDADHGPQPWPLYPLQRGENYVNVGFWSTVEIAPGAADGDVNREIERIVHEFDGHKSLYSDAYYDEDAFWALYGGDTYHQVKKQYDPDGRLPDLYTKAVKRR; from the coding sequence GTGGCGCACGAGCAGGGTCAGATCGTCGGTTGGCAGAGCCACCGCGCTGCCGTGGCAGATCTCCAGCGGCAGTTGTCCGACATTCCGCAGGGTGCGCCCGTCCGCCTGGCGAAGAAGACGTCCAATCTCTTCCGTCCTCGTGAAGCGAATTCGGTTCCTGGGCTTGATGTTTCGAGACTCCATGGCGTCATCGAGGTCGACGCACAGGCGCAGACCGCCGACGTGCAGGGCATGACGACCTACGAAGATCTCGTCGATGCGACCTTGCGCTTCGGTCTGATGCCGTACGTGGTTCCGCAACTGCGGACGATCACCCTCGGCGGGGCTGTGACCGGGCTGGGAATCGAGTCGAGTTCGTTCCGCAACGGCCTGCCGCACGAGTCGGTTCTCGAGATGGACATCCTCACCGGCGACGCTGAGATCCTGACCGCCACACCGGACAACGAGCACGCTGACCTGTTCCGGGCGTTCCCGAACTCCTATGGCTCGCTGGGGTATTCAGTTCGGTTGAAGATCAAGCTCGAGCCGGTGCAGCCATTCGTGCACTTGCGCCATCTGCGCTTCACGGATCTGGCCGGGCTCACCGCGGCGATGGGCACGATCCTCGACGAGCGCACGTATGACGGAGAGTCGGTGGACTTCCTGGATGGCGTGGTCTTCTCCGGCGAGGAGAGCTACCTGGTGCTGGGCAGTTGGGCGGCGCAGGCGCCGTATGTCTCGGACTACACCGGCAGGCAGATCTACTACCGCTCGCTGCAGCAGCGCACCGAGGACTACCTCAGCGTGCACGACTACATCTGGCGGTGGGACACCGACTGGTTCTGGTGCAATCGTGCGTTCGGTCTGCAGAGGCCGGCCATCCGGCGCCTCGTCCCCAAGCGTTACCTGCGCAGCGATGTCTACGGCAAGGTCATCCGCTGGGAGAACCGCCACGGTTTCTTCGCGGCGGTCGACGCTCGTCGCGGGAAGCTGCCGCGGGAACGCGTCATACAGGACGTCGAACTGCCGTTGGGCCGCACGCAGGAATTCGTGCAGTGGTTCCTGGACAACGTGCCGATTGAGCCGATCTGGTTGTGCCCGTTGGCTGTTCGCGATGCCGACCATGGCCCACAGCCCTGGCCGCTGTACCCGTTGCAGCGGGGTGAGAACTACGTCAACGTCGGCTTCTGGTCGACGGTGGAGATCGCACCGGGTGCAGCCGACGGCGACGTCAACCGCGAGATCGAGCGCATCGTGCACGAGTTCGACGGCCACAAGTCGCTCTACAGCGACGCTTACTACGACGAGGACGCCTTCTGGGCGCTCTATGGCGGAGACACCTATCACCAGGTCAAGAAGCAGTACGACCCCGACGGCCGTCTGCCCGACCTCTACACGAAGGCGGTGAAGCGGCGATGA